The proteins below are encoded in one region of Oryzias melastigma strain HK-1 linkage group LG9, ASM292280v2, whole genome shotgun sequence:
- the LOC112150304 gene encoding fibronectin type III domain-containing protein 9, which translates to MGVTVYNISSTSVRVSWPPSPICRDTFYSVMYDPNWNSLIMGYKRKSFKHEERIPVSQTSTHLANLLPLTAYFLCVTCQAADPVREQCKVFSTLSESSETHDRGGWEHMAGVWLTCCLLLLIVAGLLVWGCLHSTCPFPGRAADSCPVVTNVSRQNRSASAHLFPPRSSSEDSIKRAAAIQPPLIQAHPPTGNYPEHES; encoded by the coding sequence ATGGGGGTAACGGTCTACAACATCTCCTCCACCTCAGTCAGGGTGAGCTGGCCGCCGTCCCCCATCTGCCGGGACACCTTCTACAGCGTCATGTACGACCCCAACTGGAACAGCCTGATCATGGGCTACAAGCGCAAAAGCTTCAAACACGAAGAGCGCATCCCCGTCAGTCAGACCAGCACGCACCTGGCCAACCTGCTCCCCCTGACCGCATACTTCCTGTGCGTGACGTGTCAGGCCGCCGATCCGGTGCGGGAGCAGTGCAAAGTGTTCAGCACTCTGAGTGAGAGCAGCGAGACGCACGACCGGGGCGGCTGGGAGCACATGGCGGGCGTCTGGCTGACCTGCTGCCTGCTGCTCCTGATTGTCGCGGGCCTCCTGGTGTGGGGGTGTCTCCACAGCACGTGCCCCTTCCCCGGGCGAGCCGCCGACAGCTGCCCGGTGGTGACTAACGTGAGCCGGCAGAACAGGTCTGCGTCGGCTCACCTCTTCCCCCCCAGGAGCAGCAGCGAGGACAGCATCAAGCGCGCCGCCGCCATCCAGCCCCCGCTTATACAAGCGCACCCACCGACTGGTAATTACCCAGAACACGAGAGCTGA
- the nipa2 gene encoding magnesium transporter NIPA2 isoform X1: MDPPLMSGRGFPVCNVSCGRGVWAGLDCPLGQQLPCLLVNVTEHTNASSLTMGQDRGKYDFYIGLGLAISSSIFIGGSFILKKKGLLRLAKKGSTRAGQGGHAYLKEWLWWAGLLSMGAGEAANFAAYAFAPATLVTPLGALSVLVSAVLSSYFLTERLNLHGKLGCMLSILGSTTMVIHAPQEEEISSLEHMSKKLVDPGFVVFATLVVIVALIFIFVVAPRHGQTNILVYITICSVIGALSVSCVKGLGIAIKEAIAGTNVVKNPLAWVLLFGLIGCVSTQINYLNKALDIFNTSLVTPIYYVFFTTSVLTCSAILFKEWEHMGADDVIGTLSGFITIIVGIFLLHAFKDLNVSLATLAVSIRKDDRAFPVANGITSHSTYELVHEENTEDMEEREMGMAFDTISRRNGSMAS, encoded by the exons ATGGATCCCCCGCTCATGTCAGGTCGCGGCTTCCCCGTTTGTAACGTCTCCTGTGGGCGCG GTGTCTGGGCTGGCCTGGACTGTCCTCTGGGGCAGCAGCTTCCCTGCTTGCTGGTAAATGTGACGGAGCACACCAACGCGTCCAGCCTAACCATGGGTCAAGACCGGGGCAAGTATGACTTTTACATCGGCCTGGGACTGGCCATCAGCTCAAGTATCTTCATCGGAGGCAGCTTCATCCTCAAGAAGAAAGGACTTCTGCGACTGGCCAAGAAAGGATCCACCAGAGCAG GCCAGGGTGGTCATGCATATCTGAAAGAGTGGCTGTGGTGGGCTGGTTTACTGTCAA TGGGTGCAGGGGAAGCAGCCAACTTTGCAGCATATGCTTTTGCTCCAGCGACTCTGGTGACGCCTCTGGGTGCCCTCAGCGTTCTCGTCAG TGCGGTGCTGTCGTCCTACTTCCTGACAGAGCGGTTGAACCTGCACGGGAAGCTTGGGTGCATGCTCAGTATCCTAGGCTCCACCACCATGGTGATTCATGCCCCGCAGGAGGAAGAGATTAGCAGCCTGGAGCACATGTCTAAGAAGCTGGTGGATCCAG GGTTTGTCGTCTTTGCCACTCTGGTCGTCATTGTGGCTCTCATCTTCATATTTGTAGTGGCGCCCCGCCATGGCCAGACTAACATCCTGGTGTACATCACCATCTGCTCGGTCATTGGGGCGTTGTCGGTGTCGTGTGTCAAAGGACTGGGCATCGCCATCAAGGAAGCCATTGCGGGGACAAACGTGGTGAAAAACCCGCTGGCGTGGGTCCTGCTGTTCGGCCTGATCGGCTGCGTGAGCACGCAGATCAACTACCTGAACAAGGCCCTGGACATCTTCAACACGTCCCTGGTGACACCCATCTACTACGTGTTCTTCACCACGTCGGTGCTCACCTGCTCCGCCATCCTCTTCAAGGAATGGGAACACATGGGTGCGGATGACGTGATCGGGACCCTCAGTGGCTTCATCACCATCATTGTGGGGATCTTCCTGCTACACGCCTTCAAAGACTTGAACGTTAGCCTGGCCACTCTGGCCGTGTCCATCCGGAAAGATGACCGGGCCTTCCCCGTCGCCAATGGCATCACCTCCCACAGCACGTACGAACTGGTGCATGAGGAGAACACAGAGGACATGGAGGAGAGAGAAATGGGTATGGCTTTTGATACCATTTCTAGAAGGAACGGCTCAATGGCCTCCTAG
- the nipa2 gene encoding magnesium transporter NIPA2 isoform X2, with protein sequence MGQDRGKYDFYIGLGLAISSSIFIGGSFILKKKGLLRLAKKGSTRAGQGGHAYLKEWLWWAGLLSMGAGEAANFAAYAFAPATLVTPLGALSVLVSAVLSSYFLTERLNLHGKLGCMLSILGSTTMVIHAPQEEEISSLEHMSKKLVDPGFVVFATLVVIVALIFIFVVAPRHGQTNILVYITICSVIGALSVSCVKGLGIAIKEAIAGTNVVKNPLAWVLLFGLIGCVSTQINYLNKALDIFNTSLVTPIYYVFFTTSVLTCSAILFKEWEHMGADDVIGTLSGFITIIVGIFLLHAFKDLNVSLATLAVSIRKDDRAFPVANGITSHSTYELVHEENTEDMEEREMGMAFDTISRRNGSMAS encoded by the exons ATGGGTCAAGACCGGGGCAAGTATGACTTTTACATCGGCCTGGGACTGGCCATCAGCTCAAGTATCTTCATCGGAGGCAGCTTCATCCTCAAGAAGAAAGGACTTCTGCGACTGGCCAAGAAAGGATCCACCAGAGCAG GCCAGGGTGGTCATGCATATCTGAAAGAGTGGCTGTGGTGGGCTGGTTTACTGTCAA TGGGTGCAGGGGAAGCAGCCAACTTTGCAGCATATGCTTTTGCTCCAGCGACTCTGGTGACGCCTCTGGGTGCCCTCAGCGTTCTCGTCAG TGCGGTGCTGTCGTCCTACTTCCTGACAGAGCGGTTGAACCTGCACGGGAAGCTTGGGTGCATGCTCAGTATCCTAGGCTCCACCACCATGGTGATTCATGCCCCGCAGGAGGAAGAGATTAGCAGCCTGGAGCACATGTCTAAGAAGCTGGTGGATCCAG GGTTTGTCGTCTTTGCCACTCTGGTCGTCATTGTGGCTCTCATCTTCATATTTGTAGTGGCGCCCCGCCATGGCCAGACTAACATCCTGGTGTACATCACCATCTGCTCGGTCATTGGGGCGTTGTCGGTGTCGTGTGTCAAAGGACTGGGCATCGCCATCAAGGAAGCCATTGCGGGGACAAACGTGGTGAAAAACCCGCTGGCGTGGGTCCTGCTGTTCGGCCTGATCGGCTGCGTGAGCACGCAGATCAACTACCTGAACAAGGCCCTGGACATCTTCAACACGTCCCTGGTGACACCCATCTACTACGTGTTCTTCACCACGTCGGTGCTCACCTGCTCCGCCATCCTCTTCAAGGAATGGGAACACATGGGTGCGGATGACGTGATCGGGACCCTCAGTGGCTTCATCACCATCATTGTGGGGATCTTCCTGCTACACGCCTTCAAAGACTTGAACGTTAGCCTGGCCACTCTGGCCGTGTCCATCCGGAAAGATGACCGGGCCTTCCCCGTCGCCAATGGCATCACCTCCCACAGCACGTACGAACTGGTGCATGAGGAGAACACAGAGGACATGGAGGAGAGAGAAATGGGTATGGCTTTTGATACCATTTCTAGAAGGAACGGCTCAATGGCCTCCTAG